The Aureimonas mangrovi genome includes a region encoding these proteins:
- a CDS encoding M16 family metallopeptidase has translation MTVRMPFVRFSAALVVTLGATALAAGPAAAIEIQEVTSPGGITAYLVEDYTNPLVAMRFAFKGGGSTEDQPGKEGTANLLSGLLDEGAGDIGSEEFQARLDELGVSLSYSASYDAFAGNFRTIVENEDAAFDLLRLSLNEPRFDEEPVARIRGQIETGIIADENDPGTVAGKAFRETVFPDHPYSRPVEGTVDTLNAVTAEDLEAYRSSAFGRDNLFIGVVGAIDAERLGEKLDEVFGPLRETADIAPVDDVVPVTGARTDMTLPVPQANIQLAVPGLQRDDEDFFAAYLMNHVLGGGTFTSRLFQEIREKRGLAYGVGSYLATYDHAALLGASTATRADRAAESLEIIEAEMRRMAEEGPSEEELEKAKAYVKGAYAIQNLSSSLSIASTLVGIQLDGLGIDYIDTREAEIDAVTLDDVRRVAGELLTVEPSVVVVGPSAE, from the coding sequence ATGACTGTTCGCATGCCCTTCGTCCGCTTCTCGGCCGCGCTCGTCGTCACGCTCGGGGCCACGGCGCTCGCGGCAGGCCCCGCCGCCGCAATCGAGATCCAGGAGGTGACGAGCCCCGGCGGCATCACCGCCTATCTCGTCGAGGACTACACCAACCCGCTCGTTGCCATGCGCTTCGCCTTCAAGGGCGGCGGCTCGACGGAAGACCAGCCCGGCAAGGAAGGGACGGCGAACCTTCTCTCCGGTCTTCTCGACGAAGGCGCGGGAGACATCGGAAGCGAGGAGTTCCAGGCAAGGCTCGACGAACTCGGCGTCAGCCTTTCCTATTCGGCCTCCTACGATGCCTTCGCCGGCAATTTCCGCACGATCGTCGAAAACGAGGATGCGGCCTTCGATCTCCTGCGCCTCTCCCTCAACGAGCCGCGCTTCGACGAGGAGCCCGTCGCGCGCATCCGTGGCCAGATCGAGACCGGGATCATCGCCGACGAGAACGACCCCGGCACGGTCGCCGGCAAGGCCTTTCGCGAGACGGTGTTCCCGGATCATCCCTATTCTCGGCCCGTGGAAGGCACGGTCGACACGCTGAACGCGGTGACCGCGGAGGATCTGGAAGCCTATCGTTCGAGCGCTTTCGGGCGCGACAATCTCTTCATCGGCGTCGTCGGCGCGATCGATGCCGAGCGGCTCGGCGAGAAGCTCGACGAGGTGTTCGGCCCCCTGCGTGAGACGGCCGACATCGCGCCCGTCGATGATGTCGTTCCGGTGACCGGAGCGCGCACGGACATGACGCTCCCCGTGCCGCAGGCCAACATTCAGCTCGCCGTCCCCGGCCTCCAGCGCGACGACGAGGACTTCTTCGCCGCCTATCTGATGAACCACGTGCTCGGCGGCGGCACCTTCACCTCGCGGCTCTTCCAGGAAATCCGCGAGAAGCGGGGCCTGGCCTACGGCGTCGGCTCGTATCTGGCGACCTACGACCACGCCGCGCTTCTCGGCGCTTCCACCGCGACGCGTGCCGACCGCGCGGCCGAGAGCCTGGAGATCATCGAGGCCGAGATGCGCCGCATGGCCGAGGAGGGACCGAGCGAGGAGGAACTGGAAAAGGCCAAGGCGTACGTGAAGGGCGCCTACGCCATCCAGAACCTGTCGTCCTCACTCTCCATCGCCTCTACGCTCGTCGGCATCCAGCTCGACGGTCTCGGCATCGACTATATCGACACGCGCGAGGCCGAAATCGACGCGGTGACGCTCGACGACGTCAGGCGCGTGGCGGGTGAACTCCTGACGGTGGAGCCGAGCGTTGTCGTGGTCGGCCCGTCCGCCGAATGA
- a CDS encoding patatin-like phospholipase family protein codes for MSIAERFATSLDSGSEPRIGLALGGGGARGITHIHVLAAFDDLGIRPAAIAGSSIGAMLGAAYAAGMSAREIEDYALDHLGNSRSVLSHLWRTRAASFAEFIAEGGFRIGQMNAERVIGEFMPIGMPHTFEELDIPLTVTATCFYEACGCNIDEGDLVSALAASIALPAVFRPVVRDGSILIDGGICNPLPYDLLADYCTTTVAVDVTGPPDGSEGRRSVVPTQIDTMMGASQLMMHAVIEMKRRYDPPGLLIRPPVSRYRVLDFMRVASILKDTAFVREEAKRDIAALVETAARAG; via the coding sequence ATGAGCATCGCCGAGCGCTTTGCCACGAGCCTGGACAGCGGTTCGGAGCCGCGCATTGGCCTCGCGCTGGGCGGCGGTGGGGCGCGTGGCATCACACACATCCACGTTCTTGCCGCCTTCGACGATCTGGGCATCCGTCCTGCGGCGATCGCCGGCTCCTCCATCGGTGCGATGCTCGGCGCGGCCTACGCCGCCGGCATGAGCGCACGGGAGATCGAGGATTACGCACTCGATCATCTCGGCAACTCGCGCTCGGTGCTAAGCCATCTGTGGCGCACGCGAGCGGCCTCCTTCGCCGAATTCATCGCGGAGGGCGGTTTTCGCATCGGGCAGATGAACGCCGAGCGTGTCATCGGCGAGTTCATGCCGATCGGCATGCCCCATACTTTCGAGGAACTCGACATCCCGCTGACGGTGACGGCGACCTGCTTCTACGAAGCCTGCGGCTGTAACATCGACGAGGGCGACCTCGTATCGGCGTTGGCCGCCTCGATCGCGCTCCCGGCCGTTTTCCGGCCGGTCGTGCGGGACGGCAGCATCCTGATCGATGGCGGCATCTGCAACCCGCTGCCCTACGACCTTCTGGCCGACTATTGCACGACGACCGTCGCGGTGGACGTCACCGGGCCACCGGACGGATCGGAAGGGCGGCGCAGCGTCGTGCCGACGCAGATCGATACGATGATGGGCGCCTCGCAGCTCATGATGCACGCCGTGATCGAGATGAAGCGGCGCTACGATCCGCCGGGCCTTCTGATCCGGCCGCCGGTTTCGCGTTACCGCGTGCTCGATTTCATGCGCGTCGCCTCGATCCTCAAGGACACGGCGTTCGTGCGCGAGGAGGCCAAGCGCGACATCGCCGCGCTTGTGGAGACGGCTGCGCGCGCCGGCTGA
- the rsmD gene encoding 16S rRNA (guanine(966)-N(2))-methyltransferase RsmD: MRIVAGSLKGRALAGPKTDAIRPTSERHRGALFDIIAHGLHFDLEGVRVLDLFSGTGALGIEALSRGGRFCVFVEEGVEGRGLLRENTHALGLQGRTKIFRRDASALGPVGTLEPFDLVLADPPYGKRLGEKALACALAGGWLKDGALAVLEEAKDATFELPVGFRLLDERVMGESAIRFLSPQKAGE, from the coding sequence CTGCGCATCGTTGCCGGGAGCCTGAAGGGCCGCGCACTTGCGGGGCCGAAGACGGATGCCATCCGCCCGACTTCGGAGCGTCATCGCGGCGCCCTGTTCGACATCATCGCCCACGGGCTGCACTTCGATCTCGAAGGTGTGCGGGTGCTGGACCTCTTCTCCGGCACCGGCGCTCTCGGCATCGAGGCGCTGTCGCGCGGGGGGCGGTTCTGCGTCTTCGTGGAAGAGGGTGTGGAAGGACGCGGGCTCCTGCGCGAGAACACTCACGCGCTCGGGCTGCAGGGCCGAACCAAGATATTCCGGCGCGATGCGAGTGCGCTCGGGCCCGTGGGCACGCTCGAGCCGTTCGATCTCGTCCTTGCCGATCCGCCCTATGGAAAGCGGCTGGGCGAGAAGGCATTGGCCTGTGCGCTGGCGGGCGGCTGGCTGAAGGACGGCGCACTGGCGGTGCTGGAAGAGGCGAAGGACGCGACCTTCGAGCTTCCCGTCGGCTTCAGGCTTCTCGACGAGCGCGTGATGGGCGAGAGCGCGATCCGCTTCCTGTCGCCGCAGAAAGCCGGCGAATGA
- a CDS encoding pseudouridine synthase, with the protein MDDKSGNDDGKRGGDGERRGARGRGPGGASKGDFKPGGPKRSGKPGESRAGGRPSGDKPVRERREGARADGGERAERKPFRPREDRPGGEERGERKGFVPKSRGMFSHGGREVDGSQKRPKSYGRIAPEGSGEGGERKPRNFSDRPRREDRPAREDRPMRDERPRRDDRAPSGETAGDGSMRIAKRLARAGIASRRDAEGMIADGRVRLNGKLLDSPAVDVKPSDRIEVDGAPLPAIERTRLWLFHKPGGLVTTNRDPEGRPTVFDRLPEDLPRVLSVGRLDINTEGLLLLTNDGGLARVLELPATGWLRRYRVRAHGRVEQAKLDELRQGIAIDGVFYGAVEATLDKEQGSNIWLTLGLREGKNREVKRILGHLGLEVNRLIRVSFGPFQLGELAEGAVMEIKGRTLRDQLGERLIEEAGADFDAPIVNTFSNKPVKAERSEKAEPGERKGSARSEWISASDGGRPNRKKFGAAKREDALGRLDTRQPRGADRGERGDRAPRGERPDRGPRPERGDRPFGERKPKSFGPRGDKSFGDKSAGDDARPARRPADAPKRTANVWMAPGARAVGEKKKAEREERDRLRGEGGVSRGPRPAAGGAPRKPRPAEARPPRGDKPRRPER; encoded by the coding sequence ATGGACGACAAGAGCGGCAACGACGACGGCAAGCGCGGCGGAGACGGCGAGCGACGCGGCGCTCGTGGCCGCGGGCCCGGCGGCGCATCGAAAGGCGATTTCAAGCCGGGCGGGCCGAAGCGATCCGGGAAGCCGGGAGAAAGCCGGGCCGGTGGCCGCCCGTCCGGCGACAAGCCGGTCCGCGAGCGACGCGAAGGCGCGCGCGCCGATGGCGGCGAACGGGCCGAGCGCAAGCCCTTTCGCCCGCGCGAAGACCGCCCCGGGGGCGAGGAGCGCGGCGAGCGCAAGGGATTCGTGCCGAAGAGCCGGGGCATGTTTTCGCATGGCGGACGCGAGGTGGACGGCTCGCAGAAGCGCCCGAAGAGCTATGGCCGTATCGCCCCGGAGGGCAGCGGCGAGGGAGGCGAGCGCAAGCCGCGCAACTTCTCCGATCGTCCGCGCCGTGAGGATCGCCCCGCGAGGGAAGACCGCCCGATGCGCGACGAGCGTCCGCGTCGCGATGACCGCGCTCCGTCCGGGGAGACTGCCGGTGACGGTTCGATGCGCATCGCCAAGCGGCTGGCGCGCGCGGGCATCGCCTCGCGCCGCGATGCAGAGGGCATGATCGCGGACGGGCGCGTGAGGCTGAACGGCAAGCTTCTCGACAGCCCGGCTGTCGACGTGAAACCGTCCGACCGCATCGAGGTGGACGGTGCGCCGTTGCCGGCGATCGAGCGCACGCGCCTCTGGCTCTTCCACAAGCCGGGCGGGCTCGTCACAACCAACCGCGACCCGGAGGGGCGGCCGACCGTCTTCGACCGCCTGCCGGAAGACCTGCCGCGCGTTCTCTCCGTCGGGCGGCTCGACATCAACACCGAAGGCCTCCTCCTCCTGACCAACGACGGCGGGCTGGCGCGCGTCCTCGAACTGCCGGCGACGGGCTGGCTGCGACGCTACCGCGTGCGCGCGCACGGCCGGGTGGAGCAGGCCAAGCTCGACGAACTGCGCCAGGGCATTGCCATCGACGGCGTCTTCTACGGCGCGGTGGAGGCGACGCTCGACAAAGAGCAGGGCTCCAACATCTGGCTGACGCTCGGCCTTCGCGAGGGCAAGAACCGTGAGGTCAAGCGCATCCTCGGCCATCTCGGGCTGGAGGTGAACCGGCTCATCCGCGTCTCCTTCGGGCCGTTCCAGCTCGGCGAACTCGCCGAGGGCGCCGTCATGGAGATCAAGGGACGCACGCTGCGTGACCAGCTCGGCGAGCGGCTGATCGAGGAGGCGGGCGCCGATTTCGACGCCCCGATCGTCAACACCTTCTCCAACAAGCCGGTGAAGGCCGAGCGGTCCGAGAAGGCCGAGCCGGGCGAGCGCAAGGGTTCTGCGAGGAGCGAGTGGATCTCGGCCTCCGATGGCGGCAGGCCGAACCGCAAGAAGTTCGGCGCGGCCAAGCGCGAGGATGCCCTCGGCCGCCTCGACACGCGCCAGCCACGCGGCGCCGACCGGGGCGAGCGAGGGGACCGTGCCCCGCGCGGCGAGCGCCCGGATCGTGGTCCACGCCCGGAGCGCGGCGATCGCCCTTTCGGCGAGCGCAAGCCCAAGAGCTTCGGCCCGCGCGGCGATAAGTCCTTCGGAGACAAGTCCGCTGGCGATGACGCGCGTCCCGCGCGCCGTCCTGCCGATGCGCCGAAGCGTACGGCCAATGTCTGGATGGCACCCGGTGCGCGGGCCGTGGGCGAGAAGAAGAAGGCCGAGCGCGAGGAGCGCGACCGCCTGCGGGGCGAGGGCGGCGTCTCGCGCGGGCCGCGGCCTGCCGCGGGCGGCGCCCCACGCAAGCCGCGCCCGGCCGAGGCTCGGCCTCCGCGCGGCGACAAGCCGCGTCGTCCCGAGCGCTGA
- a CDS encoding DNA topoisomerase IB, producing MSGKLEAHAERLGLVMVDPSTFEIERHRSGKGHRVCFANGEKITDKVLKARIKALVLPPAWSEVRICVEENGHIQATGRDEKGRLQYRYHDLWVNVRNAVKTERLLRFGRTLPKLRKRIDRDLRRDRADRTMTAATAARLIDVEALRPGHEKYAADGGRGVASLQKKNLRITNKVATLSFVGKSNKAHRIEVRDKRLIRSLQKVRQGAGKRLFRFDGGGKKGRILTANLLNDYLHQAGNPKISAKDFRTFHGSAEALRFLIEDTNGKTDTASKRKRAVASAMRSVAELLRNTPAVARSSYVHPEIVTAFEEERLDRNLLTGRAREGLTKVESGLMRFLEETAAH from the coding sequence ATGAGCGGTAAACTGGAAGCGCATGCCGAGCGGCTGGGGCTCGTGATGGTGGATCCGAGCACGTTCGAGATCGAGCGCCACCGTTCCGGCAAGGGCCACCGCGTCTGCTTCGCCAATGGCGAAAAGATCACCGACAAAGTCCTGAAGGCGCGCATCAAGGCGCTCGTCCTGCCGCCGGCCTGGAGCGAGGTTCGCATCTGCGTCGAGGAGAACGGCCACATCCAGGCGACAGGCCGCGACGAGAAGGGCCGCCTGCAATACCGCTACCACGATCTCTGGGTGAACGTGCGCAACGCGGTGAAGACCGAGCGCCTCCTGCGCTTCGGCCGCACGCTTCCCAAGCTGCGCAAGCGGATCGACAGGGATCTTCGGCGAGATCGTGCGGACCGTACGATGACGGCCGCAACGGCCGCACGCCTGATCGACGTGGAGGCGCTGCGGCCGGGTCACGAAAAATACGCAGCGGATGGCGGCCGCGGCGTCGCCTCACTGCAGAAAAAGAACCTTCGCATTACCAACAAGGTCGCCACACTCTCTTTCGTCGGCAAGTCGAACAAGGCCCACCGCATCGAGGTGCGGGACAAACGGCTGATCAGGTCGCTTCAGAAGGTGCGCCAGGGAGCTGGCAAGCGCCTGTTCCGCTTCGACGGCGGCGGCAAGAAGGGGCGCATCCTGACAGCCAACCTTCTGAACGACTATCTGCACCAGGCAGGCAACCCGAAAATTTCGGCGAAGGACTTCCGCACATTCCATGGCTCGGCCGAGGCGCTGCGCTTCCTGATTGAGGACACGAACGGAAAGACCGACACGGCCTCCAAGCGCAAGCGCGCGGTGGCGTCAGCCATGCGCTCGGTCGCCGAACTTCTGCGCAACACGCCGGCGGTGGCGCGCTCCTCTTACGTCCACCCGGAGATCGTAACGGCGTTCGAGGAGGAGCGGCTGGACAGGAATCTCCTGACCGGACGTGCCCGTGAAGGCCTGACAAAGGTCGAGAGCGGGTTGATGCGCTTCCTTGAAGAAACGGCCGCGCACTGA
- a CDS encoding nucleoside deaminase, translating to MEQALAEAARAGERGEVPVGAVIVRGDDVVASAGNETRARNDPTAHAEIVAIRMACEALGQERLTGCDLYVTLEPCAMCAGAISFARIRRLYYGVADEKGGAVEHGSRFFSQATCHHSPDVYSAIAEAPSAALLRDFFAARRSD from the coding sequence ATGGAACAGGCGCTCGCGGAAGCTGCGCGCGCGGGCGAGCGCGGCGAGGTGCCGGTCGGCGCAGTGATCGTGCGCGGCGACGACGTCGTGGCGAGCGCAGGCAACGAGACGCGCGCGCGCAACGATCCGACCGCCCACGCCGAGATCGTGGCGATCCGCATGGCCTGCGAGGCGCTCGGCCAGGAACGGCTGACGGGTTGCGACCTCTACGTCACGCTGGAGCCCTGCGCCATGTGCGCGGGCGCCATATCCTTCGCGCGCATCCGCCGGCTGTATTACGGCGTTGCCGACGAGAAGGGCGGCGCGGTGGAGCACGGCTCGCGCTTCTTCTCGCAGGCCACGTGCCATCATTCGCCGGACGTCTATTCGGCCATTGCGGAGGCGCCGAGCGCAGCGCTTCTCAGGGACTTCTTCGCCGCGAGGCGCAGCGATTGA
- the ileS gene encoding isoleucine--tRNA ligase, with protein sequence MTKNDTAPDYSKTLFLPQTEFPMRAGLPQAEPRWIERWDGMDLYKKLREAGKGRPKYVLHDGPPYANGNLHIGHALNKVLKDVITRSFQMRGYDANYVPGWDCHGLPIEWKIEEQYRAKGRDKDEVPVNEFRQECRDFAAHWVGEQSREFRRLGVEGDFKDPYLTMAFEAESVIAGELLKFAMSGQLYRGSKPIMWSVVEKTALAEAEVEYHDHESDTVWVKFHLKAVPQGYPAAFHGDAEGGASVSVSQAAPLDGAFVVIWTTTPWTLPGNRAIAFSDRVSYGLYEVSAPEDADHPRWAKQGERYVLADALASDVFAKARVPEDGFRRLADIAPGDLAGLVCEHPLAGLAGGYGFSVPLLEGEHVTDEAGTGFVHTAPSHGREDFDVWMASRRGLEARGIDAAIPFTVDDDGFYTKDAPGFGPDAEGGPARVIDDKGKKGDANKRVIDALVARGMLLARGRLKHSYPHSWRSKKPVIFRNTPQWFVHMDKDLGGYGLDAAAQADDTLRARALRAIDETRFVPASGQNRLRGMIADRPDWVLSRQRAWGVPICVFVDEDGEVLKDEAVNARITEAFAKEGADAWFADGAKERFLGNEHDGTKWAMVRDILDVWFDSGSTHAFCLEKRPDLKWPADLYLEGSDQHRGWFHSSLLEACGTRGRAPYDAVLTHGFVMDEDGRKMSKSLGNVVTPQEVIQQSGADILRLWVVSSDYSEDLRLGKTILQTNVDAYRKLRNTIRWMLGTLAHDTGEDVPLAEMPELERLMLHRLAEIGEVVEKGYDNFDFKRIARTLIDFMVVELSAFYFDVRKDALYCDAPSSTRRKAALQVVRLIFDRLVKWLAPLLPFTTEEAWLSLNPDAVSVHLEQFPKTPQGWREPELAARWQKIRRVRRVVMGALEEKRRAKEIGSSLESAPVVYIDDAALRALVESVDFAEIAITSGFTLGQGEAPGEAFRLPDAPGIAVVHQPALGRKCARSWKVTEDVGADPDYPDVTLRDAGALRELGYAPA encoded by the coding sequence ATGACCAAGAACGACACCGCGCCCGACTATTCCAAGACGCTCTTCCTGCCGCAGACGGAGTTTCCGATGCGCGCGGGCCTGCCGCAGGCCGAACCGAGATGGATCGAGCGCTGGGACGGGATGGATCTCTACAAGAAGCTGCGCGAGGCGGGGAAGGGGCGGCCGAAATACGTGCTGCACGACGGCCCGCCCTATGCCAACGGCAATCTCCACATCGGCCACGCGCTCAACAAGGTCCTGAAGGACGTCATCACGCGCTCCTTCCAGATGCGCGGCTACGATGCCAATTACGTGCCCGGCTGGGACTGCCATGGCCTGCCGATCGAATGGAAGATCGAGGAGCAGTACCGCGCCAAGGGTCGCGACAAGGACGAGGTGCCGGTCAACGAGTTCCGCCAGGAATGCCGCGACTTCGCCGCGCACTGGGTGGGCGAGCAGAGCCGCGAGTTCCGCCGGCTCGGTGTCGAGGGCGACTTCAAGGATCCGTATCTGACGATGGCCTTCGAGGCCGAGAGCGTCATCGCGGGCGAACTCCTGAAGTTCGCGATGAGCGGACAGCTCTATCGCGGCTCCAAGCCGATCATGTGGTCTGTGGTGGAGAAGACCGCGCTCGCCGAGGCCGAGGTCGAGTATCACGACCACGAGTCCGACACGGTCTGGGTGAAGTTTCATCTGAAGGCGGTGCCGCAGGGTTATCCTGCCGCCTTCCACGGTGACGCGGAGGGTGGGGCGAGCGTCAGCGTTTCGCAGGCCGCTCCGCTCGATGGTGCCTTCGTGGTGATCTGGACGACGACGCCCTGGACGCTTCCGGGCAACCGCGCCATAGCCTTTTCGGACCGCGTCTCCTACGGCCTCTACGAGGTGAGCGCGCCGGAGGATGCCGACCACCCGCGTTGGGCAAAGCAGGGGGAGCGCTACGTCCTTGCGGACGCTCTGGCCTCGGATGTCTTCGCGAAGGCGCGCGTGCCGGAAGACGGCTTCCGCCGCCTCGCCGATATTGCGCCCGGCGATCTCGCCGGCCTCGTCTGCGAGCATCCGCTGGCCGGCCTCGCCGGAGGCTACGGCTTCTCGGTCCCTCTTCTCGAGGGCGAACACGTCACCGACGAGGCGGGTACGGGCTTCGTCCACACCGCGCCGAGCCACGGCCGCGAGGATTTCGACGTATGGATGGCGAGCCGGCGTGGGCTGGAAGCGCGCGGCATCGACGCCGCGATCCCCTTCACGGTCGACGATGACGGCTTCTACACCAAGGACGCGCCGGGCTTCGGCCCCGATGCGGAAGGCGGGCCGGCGCGCGTCATCGACGACAAGGGCAAGAAGGGTGATGCGAACAAGCGCGTGATCGATGCGCTGGTGGCGCGGGGGATGCTGCTCGCCCGCGGCCGTCTGAAACACTCCTACCCGCATTCCTGGCGCTCGAAGAAGCCGGTGATCTTCCGCAACACGCCGCAATGGTTCGTCCATATGGATAAGGACCTCGGCGGGTATGGGCTGGATGCCGCGGCGCAGGCCGACGACACGCTGCGCGCCCGTGCCCTGCGCGCCATAGACGAGACGCGCTTCGTGCCGGCCTCCGGCCAGAACCGCCTGCGCGGCATGATCGCCGACCGGCCGGACTGGGTGCTCTCGCGCCAGCGCGCCTGGGGCGTGCCGATCTGCGTCTTCGTCGACGAGGACGGCGAGGTCCTGAAGGACGAGGCGGTGAACGCCCGCATCACTGAAGCCTTTGCCAAGGAAGGCGCTGACGCCTGGTTCGCGGACGGAGCCAAGGAGCGTTTCCTCGGCAACGAGCATGACGGCACGAAGTGGGCCATGGTCCGCGACATCCTCGACGTCTGGTTCGATTCCGGCTCCACCCACGCCTTCTGCCTGGAGAAGCGGCCCGACCTGAAATGGCCCGCCGACCTCTATCTCGAAGGTTCGGACCAGCATCGCGGCTGGTTCCACTCCTCGCTCCTGGAGGCCTGCGGAACGCGCGGCCGCGCGCCCTACGACGCGGTTCTGACGCATGGCTTCGTCATGGACGAGGACGGGCGCAAGATGTCGAAGTCGCTTGGCAACGTCGTGACGCCGCAGGAGGTGATCCAGCAGTCGGGCGCCGACATCCTGCGGCTCTGGGTCGTCTCTTCCGACTATTCGGAGGACCTTCGGCTCGGCAAGACGATCCTCCAGACCAATGTCGACGCCTATCGCAAGCTGCGCAACACGATCCGCTGGATGCTCGGCACGCTCGCCCACGATACGGGCGAGGACGTGCCGCTCGCCGAGATGCCCGAACTCGAGCGCCTGATGCTGCATCGTCTCGCCGAGATCGGCGAGGTGGTCGAGAAGGGCTACGACAACTTCGACTTCAAGCGCATCGCGCGAACGCTGATCGACTTCATGGTCGTCGAGCTCTCGGCCTTCTATTTCGACGTGCGCAAGGACGCGCTCTATTGCGATGCGCCGTCCTCCACACGCCGCAAGGCGGCGCTGCAGGTGGTGCGGCTGATCTTCGACCGTCTGGTGAAATGGCTGGCACCGCTCCTGCCCTTCACCACGGAGGAAGCGTGGCTCTCGCTGAACCCGGACGCCGTCTCGGTGCATCTCGAACAGTTCCCGAAAACGCCGCAGGGTTGGCGCGAACCCGAGCTCGCCGCTCGCTGGCAGAAAATCCGCCGCGTGCGCCGCGTCGTCATGGGTGCGCTCGAAGAGAAGCGCCGGGCCAAGGAGATCGGCTCCTCGCTCGAATCGGCACCGGTGGTCTACATTGACGACGCGGCCCTGCGCGCGCTCGTCGAGAGCGTCGACTTCGCAGAGATCGCGATCACCAGCGGCTTCACCCTTGGGCAGGGCGAGGCGCCCGGCGAGGCGTTCCGCCTGCCCGATGCACCCGGCATCGCCGTTGTCCACCAGCCGGCACTGGGCCGCAAATGCGCCCGTTCCTGGAAGGTCACCGAGGATGTCGGCGCCGATCCGGACTATCCGGACGTGACGCTGCGCGACGCTGGCGCGCTGCGCGAGCTGGGTTACGCGCCGGCCTGA
- a CDS encoding M16 family metallopeptidase produces the protein MNRINARAGISLLALLIAAGPLSAQETPAQAPTEAPAQAPAQADGELVSSDASEAAQRAEDLRPQIESFTLDNDLQVVVIPDHRAPIVTQMVWYKVGSADEMPGKSGIAHFLEHLMFKGTTTYSEGEFSAAIADIGGEENAFTSYDYTAYFQQVPVDALEEMMRFEADRMSNLVLDDAAVDPERDVILEERGMRIGNNPAAQLQEAMQATLFTNSPYGTPIIGWQSEMEGLTREDAIAFYDRYYTPANAVLIVAGDVSTDQVRAMAERTYGQVEQRAEPGPRVRPVEPIALTRRTVTLNDPRVTQPTVQTAYVAPSENTGEPGESEALDILADILGGGTTSRLYRALVVEQGIAAGVGAYYSGDALMEGQFATYGTPRGTADLDAVEAAIEAEVERILADGITEDELAAAKNRVRNALIYQRDSQTSLARRYGAALTTGRTIEDVEEWPARIEAVTVDQVNAAAREYLRYDRSVTGYLLPEPGAATPVAPAEAAAPAGAPAGAPARGETGAPSTDEM, from the coding sequence ATGAACCGTATCAACGCCCGCGCCGGCATCAGCCTTCTCGCGCTCCTCATCGCCGCCGGACCGCTTTCGGCGCAGGAGACGCCCGCACAGGCACCAACCGAAGCACCCGCTCAGGCCCCCGCTCAGGCAGACGGCGAACTCGTCTCCTCCGACGCCAGCGAGGCGGCGCAGCGTGCGGAAGACCTGCGGCCACAGATCGAGAGCTTCACGCTCGACAACGATCTTCAGGTCGTCGTCATCCCCGACCACCGCGCGCCGATCGTCACGCAGATGGTCTGGTACAAGGTGGGCTCGGCCGACGAGATGCCCGGCAAGTCCGGCATCGCGCACTTCCTCGAACACCTGATGTTCAAGGGCACGACCACCTACTCGGAAGGCGAGTTCTCCGCCGCCATCGCCGATATCGGCGGCGAGGAGAACGCCTTCACCTCCTACGACTACACCGCCTATTTCCAGCAGGTGCCCGTCGACGCGCTCGAGGAGATGATGCGCTTCGAGGCCGACCGGATGAGCAATCTCGTGCTCGACGACGCGGCCGTGGACCCGGAGCGCGACGTCATCCTGGAAGAGCGCGGCATGCGCATCGGCAACAATCCCGCCGCCCAGCTCCAAGAGGCCATGCAGGCGACGCTGTTCACCAACAGCCCCTACGGGACACCGATCATCGGCTGGCAGAGCGAGATGGAAGGGCTGACGCGCGAGGACGCGATCGCCTTCTACGACCGCTACTACACGCCCGCCAACGCCGTCCTGATTGTCGCGGGCGACGTGAGCACCGATCAGGTCCGCGCGATGGCCGAGCGCACCTATGGCCAGGTGGAGCAGCGCGCCGAGCCCGGCCCACGCGTGCGCCCCGTCGAGCCGATCGCGCTGACCCGCCGCACGGTGACGCTGAACGACCCGCGCGTGACGCAGCCGACCGTCCAGACCGCCTATGTGGCGCCGTCCGAGAACACCGGCGAGCCTGGCGAGAGCGAGGCGCTGGACATCCTCGCCGACATTCTCGGCGGCGGCACGACGAGCCGGCTCTACCGCGCGCTCGTCGTCGAACAGGGGATCGCGGCCGGCGTCGGCGCCTACTATTCAGGCGATGCGCTGATGGAAGGCCAGTTCGCGACCTACGGGACGCCACGCGGCACGGCCGATCTCGACGCCGTCGAGGCCGCGATCGAGGCCGAGGTCGAGCGTATCCTCGCGGACGGCATCACCGAGGACGAACTCGCCGCCGCCAAGAACCGCGTGCGCAACGCCCTGATCTATCAGCGCGACAGCCAGACCTCGCTTGCTCGCCGCTACGGCGCGGCGCTGACCACCGGCCGCACCATCGAGGACGTCGAGGAGTGGCCGGCGCGCATCGAGGCCGTGACCGTTGACCAGGTGAACGCGGCCGCGCGTGAGTATCTGCGCTACGACCGCTCGGTTACCGGCTATCTCCTGCCCGAGCCCGGCGCCGCAACGCCCGTTGCGCCGGCCGAGGCGGCAGCCCCGGCAGGGGCTCCGGCCGGCGCACCCGCAAGGGGCGAAACGGGCGCGCCTTCGACGGACGAGATGTGA